A window of the Besnoitia besnoiti strain Bb-Ger1 chromosome VI, whole genome shotgun sequence genome harbors these coding sequences:
- a CDS encoding hypothetical protein (encoded by transcript BESB_066530) yields MAGLFSVCLLQILSSLALAADAGGDPGHIPADSGFAAPFLPNEQLYGNGAFQRAGRQGNPYYASGDPVADYSYQQPLHAAPFSYEHQQSTINYSQAPGLYQPPHYDSPLGGVPYGVPHQPPYPSHAAPGGTMDGQPPHDGKFPSDAYPQQGVEAGHAQVGAGAGRYYAASDYQSAAGTPRAEIVLREQPYSIDDSSRRPVQQVRLKGIKTLMTSLVAAALGFPMSAGVLGFVAGYRFLSSLEERNRREEELEMKQKRRLMKRRIRAMQQTEAPEQGRYVGEGPGRSMP; encoded by the coding sequence ATGGCGGGCCTCTTTTCCGTTTGCTTGCTCCAGATTCTCTCCTCCTTGGCGCtggctgcagacgctggagGCGATCCAGGGCACATACCCGCTGATTCGGGCTTTGCGGCACCATTTCTCCCAAACGAACAACTCTATGGAAATGGCGCGTTCCAGAGAGCCGGGCGTCAAGGGAATCCATACTATGCAAGTGGAGACCCGGTGGCAGATTATTCGTATCAGCAGCCCTTGCACGCCGCACCTTTTTCATATGAGCACCAGCAGTCCACAATAAACTACTCCCAGGCGCCTGGATTATATCAACCGCCTCATTATGATTCGCCACTTGGGGGGGTCCCATATGGCGTCCCGCATCAACCACCATATCCGTCACATGCAGCACCTGGAGGAACCATGGACGGACAGCCTCCACACGACGGAAAATTTCCGTCTGATGCGTACCCGCAGCAGGGTGTTGAAGCAGGCCATGCGCAAGTGGGAGCCGGCGCTGGTCGGTATTACGCGGCGTCAGATTACCAAAGTGCTGCTGGAACGCCCCGGGCAGAGATCGTGCTGCGTGAGCAGCCCTACAGCATCGATGACTCGTCCAGGAGACCCGTACAGCAGGTGCGTTTGAAAGGAATCAAGACGCTCATGACAAGCCTggttgcggcggcgctcgggtTCCCGATGTCTGCGGGCGTGTTGGGTTTTGTTGCTGGGTACCGCTTCCTCAGCTCTCTGGAAGAACGGaacaggagagaagaggaactcGAAATGAAACAAAAGCGGAGACTCATGAAACGCAGGATAAGGGCGATGCAACAaacggaggcgccggaaCAAGGCAGATACGTAGGGGAAGGCCCTGGCAGGAGCATGCCCTAG
- a CDS encoding hypothetical protein (encoded by transcript BESB_066540), giving the protein MYDIGRRTYPPPPCVWRPPPVLREKEAEKASLSRDHGVDRAREAAAADKMPRRNPRGTRAEGDSEPFYELSPADLHALCRERPSLRSLPRLTADYDLEEVASRVTAIQFPCDFLWASLISPSFYARLLHAAFLPIGHRVKLRRGERATHPAKRGKTADRGENGDETTELRDASKRESERADTQEEGQGSCDRRAGEPPAEPTTGGDRGQTAAPPGQEAKAAHAKGAKTEETGEEASDLETEKASDDASDEDGRDVEMSESEDGDRSEEEDTKHHGTDGPGTATSPSDATCARRVLYLLLPKLHQERCCLRLDRMTLHISRNTRKRAKRFFFSIDRDIDGVLQGCVRQHGEGWLYPPVRAALKALHAQQLRRGAGEACGSSEGEARKTRGPESARGGLRVPGREDDEVFLHSIEVWTREDDSHGNGGKPDRHSKSNEAGRHVSRTATGSAPRTEGSASSSDSSSSSSSSCPSASSAGLSSSSTGHVLRPQCPASASSASCPPTSSGRRWRLCGGEIGVRVGAVYTSLTGFSSVSEAGNVQLAALGVLLKLAGVRLWDMGMELDYKLSLGAQTLSRADFLGLFREARALPASPLTTQAAHRLLRQAAADGDGGREACGGSEAAELPGEAGGGTGMKKQAGQARRGFASSGGGGSHEAAPSRAADADCARSEASLASPSAAAASSLASPSSSRSAAPRKGGLARDEARRLEERGGGQAAEEWLNCDWFIDVYRVEQERRERVQGEPDGALTSTSRKQRKQERGATRKEATSMHLPSASQL; this is encoded by the exons ATGTACGACATCGGGCGCCGCACTtatcctccgccgccctgtgtctggcgtccgcctcctgtcctgagagagaaggaagccgagaaggcgagtCTCAGCCGAGATCACGGCGTCGACAGGGCGCgtgaggccgctgcagcagacaaGATGCCGCGCAGGAACCCGCGAGGGACACGggccgaaggagacagcgagccgTTCTACGAGCTGTCGCCTGCAGACCTCCACGCGCTCTGCCGCGAGCGGCCGAGTCTCCGCAGCTTGCCGCGCCTCACCGCAGACTACGATTTAGAAGAAGTCGCTTCGCGCGTGACCGCCATCCAGTTCCCCT GCGACTTTCTTTGGGCTTCGCTGATTTCTCCGTCTTTCtacgcgcggctgctgcacgcggcgTTCCTCCCGATTGGTCATCGCGTGAagctgaggcgaggcgaacgcgcgacgcaccccgcgaagagagggaagaCAGCGGACCGTGGCGAGAATGGAGACGAGACGACAGAGCTTCGAGACGCCAGTAAACGGGAAAGCGAACGCGCGGACACGCAGGAAGAAGGACAAGGAAGCTGCgatcgccgcgccggcgagccgcccgcggaACCGACGACAGGGGGAGACCGAGGGCAaaccgccgcgccgcctggccAAGAAGCGAAAGCTGCACACGCGAAAGGAGCAAAGACAGAAGAAACAGGAGAGGAGGCATCGGACCTcgagacggagaaggcgagtgacgacgcgagcgacgaagacggaCGAGATGTAGAGATGAGCGAAAGTGAAGATGGCGACAGatctgaagaagaagacactAAACACCATGGGACAGACGGACCAG GAACTGCCACCTCTCCGTCAGACGCGACGTGCGCCCGACGTGTGCTGTACCTCCTTCTGCCGAAGCTTCACCAGGAGCGCTGCTGTCTGCGCCTCGATCGCATGACACTGCATATAAGCCGAAACACCAGGAAGAGAGCCAAGCGgttcttcttctccatcGACCGCGACATCGACGGC GTGCTTCAGGGCTGTGTGCGGCAGCATGGCGAAGGCTGGTTGTACCCTCCAGTCCGCGCG GCCCTGAAggcgttgcatgcgcagcagctAAGAAGAGGTGCAGGCGAGGCGTGCGGTTCTTCagaaggagaggcgcggaagacacgAGGCCCCGAGAGCGCAAGGGGGGGGCTGCGGGTGCCAGGCAGGGAAGATGATGAAGTTTTCTTGCACTCGATTGAAGTTTGgacgagagaggacgacagcCACGGCAATGGGGGGAAGCCCGACAGGCACTCCAAGAGCAATGAAGCAGGTCGCCATGTGTCAAGGACTGCGAcgggcagcgcgccgcggactgagggttcggcgtcttcttccgattcctcttcgtcgtcctcttcctcttgcCCCTCGGCATCGTCGGCCGGTCTCTCTTCGAGCTCCACAGGTCACGTTCTTCGTCCTCAGTGTCCTgcttcagcttcttctgcttcgtgtCCCCCCACGTCTTCCGGGCGACGATGGCGTCTCTGTGGAGGAGAGAtcggcgtgcgcgtcggcgcggtcTACACGTCGCTGACCGGCTTCAGCTCTGTCAGCGAGGCGGGAAACGTGCAGCTTGCCGCGCTCGGAGTCCTCCTCAAGCTCGCCG GTGTGCGCCTGTGGGACATGGGCATGGAGCTCGACTACAAGCTCTCCCTCGGCGCTCAaactctctctcgcgcggacTTTCTTGGGCTCTTTCGCGAagctcgcgcgctgcctgcgtctccgctgacgacgcaggcggcgcatcgccttctccgacaggctgcggcagacggcgacggcggcagagaggcctGCGGTGGCAGTGAGGCCGCTGAGCTCCCTGGGGAGGCAGGAGGGGGAACAGGGATGAAAAAGCAGGCAGGGCAAGCGCGGAGGGGTTTCGCGAGCTCCGGTGGTGGAGGCAGtcacgaggcggcgccttctcgcgcggccgaCGCGGACTGCGCTCGCTCCGAGGCAAGTTTGGCCTCGCCttcagccgccgctgcgtcgtccttAGCCTCTCCATCGTCCTCCCGttccgcggcgccacgcAAGGGGGGCCTTGCCCGTGACGAAGCGAGGAGActcgaggagagaggcggagggcaaGCTGCAGAAGAGTGGCTCAACTGTGACTGGTTCATCGACGTTTATCGGGTGGAgcaagagaggcgagagcgcgtGCAAGGAGAACCTGACGGAGCTCTCACATCGACTTCCAGAAAACAGCGCAAGCAGGAACGAGGTGCCACGAGAAAAGAAGCGACCTCAATGCACTTGCCGTCCGCGTCACAGTTGTGA
- a CDS encoding ATPase, AAA family protein (encoded by transcript BESB_066550), producing the protein MRRARRISSATPLAQEKCASAPCPPRIPGPPAETKNADVRYVSSSGCAAPRALRTPRPSPSSRRLSPWRATLFAALALLTLVLLTHHLRQPVLAKDPPSSGSGKGSSSGANSGKDGGGGDNRDGPGDLVPPAPLGRYKPTPTRANFTDLASDMLDCVEQLAWTLQHPELSRVHLLACLLDMPGDNTVPKALEKAGGDSEELRTGIHNVLIRMPQSVVALSFGEAHARPELRQVVLDAFANAESQGMSVVGLHNLVNALAECDRFRSRLTGVGTDVEQFLKLINDAYIGQSKVEQKEAAGGSPGKEWMKSFGVDLTELAREGKLGAVTGREEEIEQITSVLSRMSKANCLLLGDPGVGKTAVVEGLARRIADDEVPDALLGVTVFSLDVGSLLSGSSMRGEFEKRMKGILDHLLATERSTILFIDEIHTLMGAGKADGPMDAANLLKPALARGALRVIGATTRAEYRKYIEKDMAFARRFVTVEMKEPDVAKTITMLKGIRRNLEAHHKMKITDEALLAAATLSDRYIKNRQLPDKAMDLVDDACAIKKVKALRRLALSASDASSQSFEKRDSSENPVPSYGALRQGQNSELPELERQVSGLVNPDDMILTDADVADVVSMRTGIPVSKLTETDRQRILNLPASLQAQVIGQEEAVEAVANAIFRSRAGLARRNAPIGTFLFLGSTGVGKTELAKALTMAIFHDEKSLIRLDMSEHSEAHTVARLVGSPPGYVSHDDGGQLTEAVRQRPHSVVLFDEIENAHPNVFAYLLQLLDEGRLTDMRGITVDFTNCVIIATSNIGATHILAASEKAAEDPSGKVAIGHFDGEREQLEHFADAAAGAQAADQLQAGKESTRSPEKTLTRRKNVNWKTQARAAVLAEAARVFKPQVLNRMTIIIFDPLTPQDMKQILRLQEKGLASLLSEQNIELIIDEEAAVYIIERAYSRHFGARRLKRFFDKNITGRLAPWILSGWLRPGMRLKITASRTRKNSLEAHVCELDPRGRCFTASRRARILCTVKIPDKSRDADDPL; encoded by the exons atgcggcgggcgcggcggatcTCTTCAGCCACGCCTCTTGCCCAAGAGAAGTGCGCGAGCGCTCCCTGCCCGCCGCGTATTCCAGGGCCTCCAGCCGAAACAAAAAACGCTGATGTTCGCTATGTCTCCTCttccggctgcgcggcgcctcgcgcgcttcgcactccccgcccctcgccgtcctcgcgtcgcctctctccgtgGCGCGCCACTCTGtttgccgctctcgcgctgctgacTCTTGTTCTGCTGACTCACCATTTGCGGCAGCCAGTCCTCGCGAAAGACCCGCCTTCTTCTGGATCAGGCAAAGGCTCCTCCTCGGGGGCAAACTCGGGAAAGgatggaggcggcggcgacaacCGAGACGGACCCGGTGACCTCGTCCCTCCCGCGCCCCTCGGCCGCTACAAGCCGACTCCCACGCGAGCG AACTTCACTGACCTCGCAAGCGATATGCTGGACTGCGTCGAGCAGCTCGCGTGGACGCTTCAACACCCTGAGCTCTCTCGCGTCCACCTGCTGGCGTGTCTTCTCGACATGCCCGGCGACAACA CTGTGCCGAAGGCACTGGAGAAGGCCGGAGGCGACTCAGAGGAGCTGCGCACGGGTATCCATAACGTCCTGATTCGGATGCCGCAGAGTGTG GTCGCCCTGTCGTTTGGAGAGGCGCATGCTCGCCCTGAGCTGCGGCAGGTTGTCCTCGACGCGTTTGCAAATGCGGAGTCGCAGGGCATGTCTGTCGTCGGCCTCCACAACCTCGTGAACGCACTGGCGGAGTGCGATCGCTTCCGGAGCCGTCTCACCGGCGTTGGCACGGACGTAGAGCAGTTCCTCAA ATTGATTAACGACGCATACATCGGTCAGTCGAAAGTCGAGCAAAAGGAAGCCGCAGGGGGCTCGCCCGGCAAGGAGTGGATGAAAAGCTTTGGCGTCGACCTCACGGAGCTTGCTCGCGAAGGAAAGCTGGGCGCGGTCAccgggagagaggaggaaatcGAACAAATCACCTCG GTCCTTAGTCGCATGAGCAAGGCGAACTGCCTGCTTCTCGGTGACCCCGGAGTGGGGAAGACAGCAGTTGTCGAGGGTCTGGCGCGACGCATTGCTGAC GACGAAGTGCCCGATGCGCTCTTGGGCGTCACAGTCTTCTCGTTGGATGTCGGGTCCCTGCTCTCCGGTTCGTCCATGCGAGGCGAGTTTGAGAAGCGGATGAAGGGCATTCTTGACCAC CTCCTGGCGACGGAGAGGTCTACGATTCTGTTCATCGATGAGATCCACACGCTGATGGGAGCAGGAAAGGCCGACGGCCCCATGGACGCTGCGAACCTGCTGAAGCCTGCGCTCGCCAGAGGCGCTCTGAG AGTCAtcggcgcgacgacgcgtgcgGAATACCGTAAGTACATCGAGAAGGACATGGCGTTCGCGCGACGCTTCGTCACAGTCGAGATGAAGGAGCCAGACGTGGCGAAGACAATCACCATGCTGAAGGGCATTCGCCGCAACCTCGAGGCTCACCACAAAATGAAAATCACCGACGAGGCCCTGTTGGCTGCGGCGACCTTGTCAGATCGCTACATCAAGAATCGCCAGCTCCCTGACAAAGCGATGGACTTG GTTGACGACGCATGCGCCATCAAGAAAGTCAAGGCTctgaggcgcctggcgctgaGCGCCTCCGACGCATCTTCGCAGAGCTTCGAAAAACGCGATTCAAGCGAGAACCCGGTCCCCTCGTATGGAGCCCTGCGGCAAGGACAG AATAGCGAACTGCCTGAGCTGGAGAGGCAGGTGAGCGGCCTTGTCAACCCCGACGACATGATCCTGACCGACGCCGACGTCGCAGACGTGGTCAGCATGCGCACGGGCATTCCTGTGAGCAAGTTGACGGAGACCGATCGCCAACGCATTTTGAATCTTCCGGCGAGCTTGCAAGCG CAAGTCATCGGACAAGAGGAAGCGGTCGAGGCGGTGGCGAATGCCATTTTTCGCTCGCGTGCGGGTCTGGCTCGCCGCAACGCGCCCATCGGCACCTTCCTTTTCCTCGGATCCACGG GTGTCGGCAAAACTGAGCTGGCGAAAGCCCTGACGATGGCTATCTTCCACGACGAGAAGAGTCTCATTCGGCTGGACATGTCTGAACACTCGGAAGCCCACACAGTCGCGCGGCTGGTCGGCAGCCCTCCGGGCTACGTGTCCCACGACGATGGCGGGCAGCTGACGGAGGCCGTTCGCCAGCGGCCGCACAGTGTCGTTCTGTTTGATGAAATCGAGAATGCCCACCCCAACGTCTTTGCGTACCTTCTCCAG CTGCTTGACGAAGGCCGTCTGACAGACATGCGCGGCATCACCGTGGACTTCACCAACTGCGTCATCATTGCCACGTCGAACATTGGAGCCACGCACatcctcgcggcgagcgagaaagcTGCAG aggacCCCTCGGGGAAGGTCGCCATCGGTCACTttgacggcgagcgcgagcagctggAGCACTTtgcggacgccgccgccggcgcgcaagCCGCCGACCAGCTGCAGGCCGGCAAGGAGTCGACCAGGAGTCCCGAAAAGACCCTGACGCGACGCAAGAATGTCAACTGGAAGACTCAGGCCCGcgctgccgtcctcgccgaggccgcccgcgtctTCAAGCCCCAGGTTCTCAACCGCATGACCATCATC ATTTTCGATCCCTTGACGCCCCAAGACATGAAGCAGattctgcgcctgcaggagaAGGGCCTCGCCAGCCTGCTTTCTGAGCAGAACATCGAGCTCATCATCGATGAGGAGGCAGCCGTTTACATCATCGAGCGCGCTTACAGCCGCCACTTTGGCGCCAGACGCCTCAAAAG GTTTTTCGACAAGAACATTACAGGAAGACTGGCGCCGTGGATTCTCTCCGGCTGGCTGCGGCCCGGCATGCGGCTTAAGATTACGGCCTCGCGAACGCGCAAGAACAGTCTCGAGGCTCAC GTTTGCGAGCTGGATCCTCGAGGTCGGTGCTTCACAGCttcgcggcgggctcgcATTCTATGCACGGTGAAGATCCCAGACAagagcagagacgcggacgacCCTCTGTAA
- a CDS encoding hypothetical protein (encoded by transcript BESB_066560) has translation MIQVSKAASHLMLVRRLASRERNNEEETRCCSTLAYSTDAESGVTLRSGTAETTFGHAATPLKHAKQHAPNGLSPLRRQQPFLRFPFFPVHSPHLGLPEPCASRHSPSRDVYLTGLLLPKSPPPPFLLPRAYAWLLFSSAAAFRSRMRGASRQGQRMRFPSSPAAQQPQQLQRGARQLAHAHTLAAETSAPRRPSNLLVRKARTRKARTPSQLRAERCSVLLLWLRDTYM, from the coding sequence ATGATACAAGTGAGCAAAGCTGCGAGCCACCTGATGCTCGTTAGACGCCTGGCTTCTCGCGAGCGGAACAATGAAGAGGAAacacgctgctgcagcacatTGGCTTATTCAACTGACGCAGAGTCAGGCGTGACGTTGAGATCGGGAACAGCCGAAACTACATTTGgccacgcggcgacgcccctCAAGCATGCAAAACAACATGCGCCGAACGGCCTTTCACCGCTACGTCGGCAGCAGCCTTTCCTGCGCTTCCCCTTCTTCCCTGTGCATTCTCCGCACCTCGGGCTACCTGAACCTTGCGCAAGCAGGCACTCCCCCTCTCGCGACGTCTACTTGACTGGTCTCCTCCTCCCCAAGTCTCCACCCcctcccttcctcctccctcgtgCCTACGCATGGCTGCTGTTTTCCAGCGCCGCTGCATTTCGCAGCCGGATGAGGGGCGCCAGCCGGCAGGGACAAAGAATGCGgtttccttcctcgcctgcagctcagcagccgcagcagctccagcgcGGTGCCCGACAGCTAGCCCACGCACACACGCTCGCAGCTGAGACCTCTGCGCCCCGGCGGCCTTCAAACCTCCTGGTCCGCAAGGCGAGAACCCGCAAGGCGAGAACCCCGAGTCAACTCCGCGCTGAGAGGTGTTCCGTGCTTCTTTTGTGGTTGAGGGACACTTACATGTAA